The following proteins are co-located in the Candidatus Nanosynbacter sp. HMT-352 genome:
- a CDS encoding phosphatase PAP2 family protein: MDLQWIVKLIADGLVIPVVLIGAYALIKLVPNKEKYQVYSQVLMAGLTAYVSAKIIGSIYQPDQMRPFEILGVSAGASFLNNPGFPSDHALFTMAITLAVFFGAKSWRLAVICLVMTILICVGRVIALVHTPLDVVGGLLIACVGIIWYKPMNILKKHNI; this comes from the coding sequence ATGGATTTGCAATGGATCGTGAAGTTAATTGCCGATGGGCTGGTAATACCGGTCGTGCTAATTGGTGCGTACGCACTGATAAAATTGGTTCCAAATAAAGAGAAGTATCAAGTTTATAGCCAAGTGTTGATGGCTGGTTTGACTGCTTACGTGTCGGCAAAAATTATCGGGTCAATTTATCAACCAGATCAAATGCGCCCGTTCGAGATTCTGGGCGTATCTGCCGGCGCGTCATTCCTTAATAATCCGGGTTTTCCGTCTGATCACGCGCTATTTACAATGGCGATTACTTTGGCGGTATTTTTCGGAGCAAAGAGTTGGCGGCTGGCTGTTATTTGTTTAGTTATGACGATCTTAATATGTGTCGGTCGAGTTATTGCTCTGGTGCATACACCACTTGACGTTGTTGGCGGATTATTGATTGCTTGCGTAGGGATTATTTGGTATAAACCGATGAATATCCTGAAAAAGCATAATATTTAA
- a CDS encoding DNA recombination protein RmuC, which yields MEIIIIILLIVITIGLGATLFVLQSKISELKNQSSVELIKTDVVELGRTIAKLNESVSDKLERSNAQVQTSVQKQLSESAKLVADVTQRLAKLDETNKRVVDVATDLKTLQNVLQNPKQRGVFGEFYLESVLDNVLPAKQYQMQYRFKDGEIVDAVIFLDKGQILPVDSKFSLENYNRMINAETKSEREMWLNKVKADLKGRIDETSKYIRPRENTMDFAFMFIPSESLYYDLLINNVGQGGSSRDLIEYAFRDKRVIIVSPTSFLAYLQTVLQGLRSLQIEEQAKDIQVRVGQLGVHIKKFDELMTKMGKSLSTTVGHYNNTYKELGKIDKDVVRISGGDNQAQPELIDRPTQED from the coding sequence ATGGAAATCATTATCATTATTCTCTTAATTGTTATTACTATTGGTTTGGGCGCGACTTTATTTGTCTTGCAATCAAAAATCAGCGAGCTAAAAAATCAATCATCCGTCGAGCTAATTAAAACCGATGTCGTGGAATTGGGGCGGACGATTGCGAAACTGAATGAATCCGTTAGCGATAAATTGGAGCGAAGTAACGCGCAAGTTCAGACTTCCGTGCAGAAACAATTATCAGAAAGCGCAAAGTTGGTGGCTGACGTGACACAGCGATTGGCAAAATTGGATGAGACCAATAAACGCGTGGTCGATGTGGCGACCGATCTGAAAACCTTGCAAAACGTGTTGCAAAATCCAAAGCAGCGTGGCGTTTTTGGGGAGTTTTATCTGGAGAGTGTGCTGGATAATGTTTTGCCAGCCAAGCAATATCAAATGCAATATCGCTTCAAGGACGGTGAAATTGTTGACGCGGTTATTTTTCTGGACAAGGGTCAAATACTGCCGGTGGACAGTAAGTTTTCTTTGGAGAATTACAATCGCATGATTAACGCCGAGACAAAATCTGAGCGCGAAATGTGGCTGAATAAGGTGAAGGCTGACCTTAAGGGGCGAATCGACGAAACTAGTAAATACATTCGTCCGCGTGAAAACACTATGGACTTTGCTTTTATGTTTATCCCTAGCGAATCTTTGTATTACGATCTTCTGATTAACAATGTCGGTCAGGGCGGTTCGAGTCGCGATCTGATTGAATATGCATTCCGAGATAAACGAGTGATTATTGTGAGTCCGACTAGTTTTTTGGCGTACCTGCAGACCGTTCTTCAGGGGCTTCGTAGTCTGCAGATTGAAGAGCAGGCCAAAGATATTCAAGTTCGAGTTGGGCAATTGGGCGTTCACATTAAAAAGTTTGACGAGTTGATGACGAAAATGGGCAAGAGTCTTAGCACGACCGTTGGTCATTATAACAATACATACAAGGAGCTAGGGAAGATCGATAAGGACGTCGTGCGAATTTCTGGTGGCGATAACCAAGCGCAGCCAGAGCTGATTGATCGGCCGACTCAGGAAGATTGA
- the pheS gene encoding phenylalanine--tRNA ligase subunit alpha encodes MVDLDELRKEIVLAVSQSKSPREFLRDRRLRELYEQIKSLPPVERGPFGKQINELKQAVEQAIAVRLEELEKVDLKPIDVTAPMDVNSPKPELLPSEQGTIHPLSAEIERISEIFNRMGFVTEESREIDDQFHMFESLNFPKGHPARDDYDTFMTEETDSNGDRLIAPAHTSTMQNRVLTKYRDNLEKGEAIAAIVPDRVFRNEDLDARHEHTFYQVEGVYVSRRVNVGNLIATLQEFLQEYYGKKLDVRVNPFYFPFTEPSFEFALSCPFCEGKNPECKVCSGEGWIELLGCGMIHPNVLRAAQIDPNEYTGFAFGCGIDRLVMMKYGIEDVRHFESGKLDFLEQF; translated from the coding sequence ATGGTTGACTTAGACGAATTGAGAAAAGAAATAGTTTTGGCGGTTTCGCAATCCAAATCTCCGCGTGAGTTTTTGCGCGATCGACGACTTAGGGAATTGTACGAGCAAATCAAGTCATTGCCGCCAGTTGAGCGTGGTCCGTTCGGTAAGCAGATTAACGAGCTGAAACAAGCTGTTGAACAGGCTATTGCTGTGCGACTGGAAGAGCTGGAAAAAGTTGACTTGAAACCGATTGACGTTACGGCGCCGATGGATGTAAATTCTCCAAAACCTGAACTTTTGCCGAGCGAACAAGGCACGATTCATCCGCTGAGCGCTGAAATTGAGCGCATCTCTGAGATTTTTAATCGCATGGGATTTGTCACGGAAGAGTCCAGAGAGATTGATGATCAATTCCATATGTTTGAGAGTTTGAATTTTCCAAAAGGCCATCCAGCGCGCGACGATTACGATACGTTTATGACCGAGGAAACTGATTCTAATGGCGATCGTTTGATTGCTCCGGCACATACGTCGACTATGCAAAATCGCGTGTTGACGAAATATCGCGACAATTTGGAAAAGGGCGAGGCTATTGCCGCTATCGTTCCTGATCGCGTTTTTCGTAACGAAGATTTGGACGCGCGCCACGAGCATACGTTTTATCAAGTCGAAGGCGTGTACGTTTCGCGTCGGGTTAATGTTGGCAATTTGATTGCTACGTTGCAAGAATTTTTGCAGGAATATTACGGCAAGAAACTTGACGTTCGCGTTAATCCATTTTACTTTCCGTTCACTGAGCCTAGCTTCGAGTTTGCGTTAAGCTGTCCGTTTTGTGAAGGAAAAAATCCTGAATGTAAAGTTTGCTCTGGTGAAGGTTGGATTGAGCTATTGGGTTGCGGAATGATCCATCCAAATGTTCTTCGGGCTGCGCAAATTGACCCGAATGAATATACGGGATTTGCTTTTGGTTGCGGAATCGACCGCTTGGTTATGATGAAGTATGGAATCGAAGATGTCCGTCATTTTGAAAGTGGCAAATTGGACTTTTTGGAACAATTTTAA
- a CDS encoding helix-turn-helix domain-containing protein, which translates to MQEGIVVETIYDESTKIIDRITRRLIDESVDEKTYAKTYAKIYKTIKRIARAMDWLSQPVRISIDREATIHVVLSVRIGHTPPHTDKQSEMMIDFIDILAPDATKSISITFKRPNVIDKVEVRSRNDCLIIYNVKGAPPLTICTLMEALQVDKDTTSRALKRIARGNEDKIHLTHPRDEWMLSQRA; encoded by the coding sequence ATGCAGGAAGGAATTGTCGTGGAAACGATCTACGATGAGAGCACCAAGATAATCGACAGGATTACCCGTAGACTAATCGACGAGAGTGTCGACGAGAAGACCTACGCGAAGACCTACGCGAAAATCTACAAGACGATCAAGCGCATAGCAAGAGCGATGGACTGGCTGTCTCAGCCTGTCCGCATCTCGATTGATAGAGAGGCTACTATTCACGTTGTCCTATCCGTAAGGATAGGACACACCCCGCCTCACACAGACAAGCAGTCAGAGATGATGATAGATTTCATAGACATTCTCGCACCTGACGCTACCAAATCTATATCAATAACATTCAAAAGACCGAATGTCATTGATAAAGTTGAAGTACGCTCCAGGAATGACTGTTTGATCATTTACAACGTGAAGGGCGCTCCACCCCTTACTATTTGCACGCTCATGGAAGCGTTGCAAGTTGACAAGGACACGACTTCCAGAGCACTCAAAAGAATCGCTCGAGGAAATGAGGATAAGATTCACCTCACTCATCCCCGCGATGAGTGGATGCTCTCCCAAAGGGCTTAA
- a CDS encoding DUF998 domain-containing protein → MKLRQIKDFLYKNRLQALCILNGVVLAVGLVVAMLLSDDTRWTNWSLSRLGETTSNRLSAFSFNSGVFLSGLIMATIGFFMNRGYLKLGQIRSARISGWILSLFAICMIGVALCPNDTMHAAHFVFSRGIVILMVLLMFLLPSSLSYLTHRERISSFSFPIFAAIIAAQGYAMGKFWFVIVEVLLGIFATMWLALVCRRMELKLSDLKTS, encoded by the coding sequence ATGAAACTTCGACAGATTAAGGATTTTTTATACAAGAATCGCCTTCAGGCGCTCTGTATTCTTAATGGTGTCGTTTTGGCTGTGGGCTTGGTTGTGGCGATGCTGCTTTCTGATGATACTCGGTGGACGAACTGGAGTTTGAGTAGATTGGGCGAAACCACCTCGAACCGTTTGTCTGCATTTTCGTTCAATTCGGGAGTGTTTTTATCTGGTTTGATTATGGCGACGATTGGGTTTTTTATGAATCGTGGTTATCTTAAGCTTGGTCAAATTCGCTCTGCTCGAATATCTGGCTGGATACTTTCATTGTTTGCGATTTGTATGATAGGAGTGGCGCTTTGTCCGAACGATACAATGCACGCGGCGCATTTTGTTTTCTCGCGTGGCATCGTGATATTGATGGTGCTTTTGATGTTTCTTTTGCCGTCAAGCTTGAGCTATTTAACTCATCGCGAGCGAATCTCATCCTTCAGTTTTCCGATTTTTGCGGCAATTATAGCGGCGCAAGGTTACGCAATGGGCAAGTTTTGGTTTGTGATAGTAGAAGTTTTATTGGGAATTTTTGCGACGATGTGGCTGGCTCTGGTTTGTCGTCGAATGGAGCTTA
- a CDS encoding MIP/aquaporin family protein has protein sequence MATKKTSKKAPVKAAEKKTAAAKTETKTTVKRVVAESTAKSKRVELDSKLPNNLINIVIAEVIGTFILTLAALFASDILSSMYVGFALMFIVAIIGNISGAHVNPAVTFGLWTMRKLKTVLVPFYWGAQFLGAMAAIVLVGSLTNGGFALSFDQFTAFSWNIFAMELVGTAVFVFGIAAVLQRKEIKAAGQAFGIGLALMIGLVVSGSISSYIKSTAIAKIQKDQSTTQTEKNGRTYPREIYISGATLNPAVSLAVTEKTDSQLRSNGVLPAEGEKSYSRFSLEVIAATLIGAALGGNLFLLVNYRNKDEE, from the coding sequence ATGGCTACGAAGAAAACTTCAAAGAAAGCCCCAGTTAAAGCCGCAGAAAAGAAAACCGCTGCCGCTAAGACTGAAACCAAAACGACCGTCAAGCGCGTCGTTGCTGAATCTACCGCTAAAAGCAAGCGTGTCGAACTAGATTCTAAATTACCAAACAACTTAATTAACATCGTTATTGCGGAAGTTATCGGTACGTTCATTTTGACACTTGCCGCATTATTCGCATCAGATATTTTGTCATCGATGTATGTCGGTTTTGCGTTGATGTTCATCGTTGCAATTATCGGCAACATTTCTGGCGCACACGTAAACCCAGCTGTCACATTTGGTCTATGGACGATGCGTAAGCTAAAGACCGTACTTGTACCATTTTACTGGGGCGCACAATTCCTCGGTGCAATGGCAGCTATCGTACTTGTCGGCTCATTAACAAACGGCGGATTTGCTCTAAGCTTTGACCAATTCACCGCGTTCTCTTGGAACATCTTCGCGATGGAGTTAGTCGGTACCGCTGTATTTGTATTTGGTATTGCCGCAGTTTTGCAGCGCAAAGAAATCAAAGCAGCTGGTCAAGCTTTTGGAATTGGCTTGGCGTTGATGATTGGTCTTGTCGTATCTGGCTCAATCTCTTCATACATTAAAAGTACTGCCATTGCAAAAATCCAAAAAGATCAAAGCACTACTCAAACTGAGAAAAACGGCCGCACTTACCCACGCGAGATCTACATCTCAGGCGCAACTTTGAACCCAGCAGTTTCTTTGGCTGTTACAGAGAAAACCGACTCTCAACTACGCAGCAACGGAGTATTGCCAGCTGAAGGTGAAAAGAGCTATTCACGCTTTAGCTTGGAAGTAATTGCCGCTACCCTAATCGGCGCAGCATTAGGCGGCAACCTATTTCTACTCGTCAATTACCGAAACAAAGACGAAGAATAG
- a CDS encoding KH domain-containing protein, translated as MSTIDQQFVEYTVKALVGHPEDVVVDRTIDEKGVLLTLTVNPADLGRVIGKRGSTAQSLRTLLRALGAKNDARYNLKIVNNDGFSGEREGNSYNDHASVDNSTDEAVENGSSYAENTRKELAELDDLDI; from the coding sequence ATGTCAACAATAGATCAGCAGTTTGTAGAATATACTGTAAAGGCGTTGGTCGGACATCCAGAAGACGTCGTAGTAGACCGAACAATTGATGAAAAGGGCGTTTTACTAACATTGACAGTTAATCCAGCAGATTTGGGTCGAGTTATTGGTAAGCGCGGCAGTACGGCACAGAGTTTGCGCACGCTTCTGCGAGCTTTGGGCGCAAAGAATGATGCTCGATATAACTTGAAGATCGTTAACAATGATGGTTTTTCTGGTGAGCGTGAGGGTAATAGCTATAACGATCATGCTTCTGTGGATAACTCAACAGATGAAGCTGTGGAAAATGGATCTTCTTACGCAGAAAACACCAGAAAAGAGCTTGCAGAACTCGATGACCTTGATATATAA
- the trmD gene encoding tRNA (guanosine(37)-N1)-methyltransferase TrmD, with protein sequence MRKFQVITLFPEMTTGVFNNSMMWKAQKDGIVELTTVNLREFGLGPRRQVDDTPYGGGDGMLLMVEPLWKAVEFAKSQDETAKVVLMSPRGQRWKQAKAQEEADDDSGVIFICGRYEGVDERILELVDEQWSIGDFVLTGGELAAMMMIDSIVRLIPGVLGGEKSAEIESFSDGETLEFPQYTRPEEFKGLRVPDVLLSGHHGKIAEWRAEQSRILTNKNTP encoded by the coding sequence ATGAGAAAGTTTCAAGTAATTACGCTTTTCCCAGAAATGACGACGGGAGTTTTTAATAATTCCATGATGTGGAAGGCACAAAAAGACGGTATCGTAGAGCTTACGACGGTGAATCTGCGGGAGTTTGGTTTGGGTCCTCGTCGTCAGGTTGATGATACTCCTTATGGCGGCGGCGACGGGATGCTTCTTATGGTTGAGCCGTTATGGAAAGCGGTAGAATTTGCGAAATCTCAAGATGAAACAGCGAAAGTGGTATTAATGAGTCCGCGCGGGCAGCGCTGGAAGCAGGCTAAAGCTCAGGAAGAAGCCGATGATGACAGTGGTGTGATATTTATTTGCGGGCGATACGAGGGTGTTGATGAGCGAATTTTAGAACTAGTTGATGAGCAATGGAGTATTGGCGATTTTGTGCTGACGGGCGGAGAGCTGGCGGCAATGATGATGATTGATTCTATTGTTAGGTTGATTCCTGGAGTTTTGGGCGGTGAAAAATCTGCGGAAATTGAAAGTTTTTCAGATGGAGAAACGTTGGAATTTCCACAATATACACGACCTGAGGAGTTTAAAGGTTTACGTGTGCCGGATGTTTTATTGAGCGGACACCACGGAAAAATTGCCGAGTGGCGCGCTGAACAATCGCGGATATTGACCAATAAAAATACCCCATAG